The following coding sequences are from one Lolium rigidum isolate FL_2022 chromosome 6, APGP_CSIRO_Lrig_0.1, whole genome shotgun sequence window:
- the LOC124667900 gene encoding protein gamma response 1-like, with protein MEGNMLGISVAGCGADAAADDFKYICGLSTILVATIQEVKDRVSQMEFIFCSQLFPHIQAKSKLLHARHSHDSTATRTAEDEWRKREAGLVSQLEELSCGKRRAEDRLLELETSLEEMKGRLADAARLASEHGAEKKRLLSRLEEEMEKDEVIRRLQRESAEMSREREAQQQLLLQQMESKDNDLALEKNKVNLVTARYKDLKSQYNHLLAKLDQIEGSKSPVNSKASSGSPQSKRKLKDLQDREKESIQLVSKTEDQKNASNSSAKAQQTPHATSGSPPSKRKLKDAHDTVKESIQLVSKTEDQKNTPNSSAKAQHTPRATSARSLFSNSRLSLPSHPTNPPQKNAASTSKTDASSSFTRPSHWRETRARKEPGVVDPHDDFLDTPLEAVRNTIRNPTAREEALALAAPPPQDMDFNNSDDETQDINIATQGLNNIPVPKQRSAISIHPPNKGFKYTEPVRKKADRENLKGVECKQCKKFYDAVLPDGRVNGNGMDSTSMRCEHHDGVSRHRYRYAPPSTPDGFWNIGFESEM; from the exons ATGGAGGGTAACATGCTGGGCATCTCGGTCGCCGGGTGCGGCGCCGACGCGGCGGCGGATGATTTCAAGTACATCTGCGGGCTGAGCACCATCCTCGTCGCCACCATCCAGGAGGTCAAGGACCGGGTCTCCCAGATGGAGTTCATCTTCTGCAGCCAGCTCTTCCCGCACATCCAGGCAAAGTCCAAGCTCCTCCACGCGCGCCACTCCCACGATTCCACCGCCACCAGGACGGCCGAGGACGAGTGGAGGAAGAGGGAGGCCGGCCTGGTCAGCCAGCTGGAGGAGCTCAGCTGCGGGAAGCGGCGCGCGGAGGACAGGCTGCTGGAGTTGGAGACCTCTCTGGAGGAGATGAAGGGGAGGCTTGCGGATGCCGCGCGATTGGCCTCGGA GCATGGTGCCGAGAAGAAGCGGCTTCTGTCGAGACTAGAGGAGGAAATGGAGAAAGATGAGGTGATTCGTCGGCTCCAGAGGGAGTCCGCTGAGATGTCAAGGGAGAGGGAGGCCCAGCAGCAGCTCCTGCTGCAGCAGATGGAGTccaaggataatgatcttgctctTGAGAAGAATAAGGTCAATCTTGTCACTGCCAGGTACAAGGATCTCAAGTCTCAGTACAACCATCTTCTTGCAAAGCTTGACCAGATTGAAGGCTCCAAGTCTCCTGTCAACAGCAAGGCCTCCTCTGGAAGTCCTCAGAGCAAGAGAAAGCTTAAAG ATTTACAGGACAGAGAAAAGGAGAGCATTCAGCTAGTGTCTAAGACTGAAGACCAAAAGAATGCTTCTAATTCATCTGCCAAGGCCCAACAGACTCCACATGCTACCTCTGGAAGCCCTCCGAGTAAGAGAAAACTTAAAG ATGCCCATGACACAGTAAAGGAGAGCATTCAGTTAGTCTCTAAGACTGAAGACCAAAAGAACACTCCTAATTCATCTGCGAAGGCCCAACATACTCCACGTGCTACCTCGGCCAGGAGCCTGTTCAGTAACTCCCGCCTTTCTCTACCATCTCATCCAACCAACCCTCCACAAAAGAATGCTGCTAGCACTTCAAAGACAGATGCATCATCTAGTTTCACCCGCCCAAGTCACTGGAGGGAAACTCGCGCACGCAAGGAACCAGGTGTTGTTGATCCACATGACGATTTTCTTGATACTCCTCTGGAGGCTGTCAGAAATACAATCAGGAATCCTACAGCTCGCGAAGAAGCACTAGCTCTTGCTGCCCCTCCTCCCCAAGATATGGACTTCAATAACTCTGACGATGagactcaagacatcaacattgCCACTCAGGGCCTCAACAACATACCAGTTCCCAAGCAACGAAGCGCCATTTCAATCCATCCACCAAATAAAGGTTTCAAATACACAGAACCTGTAAGAAAGAAAGCTGACCGGGAGAATTTGAAAGGTGTTGAATGCAAGCAGTGCAAGAAGTTCTATGATGCTGTGCTTCCTGATGGCCGCGTGAATGGTAATGGCATGGATTCTACAAGCATGAGGTGCGAGCATCATGATGGCGTGTCCAGACATAGGTACAGGTATGCTCCTCCATCGACGCCTGACGGGTTTTGGAACATTGGATTTGAATCAGAAATGTAA